A segment of the Deltaproteobacteria bacterium genome:
TGCGCGGCATTACCCTGAACAAGACAGCCATGCGGACGGTCGAAGCGCGACTGGAGCGTCATCCCAAGTTGCCCAAGTGGGACATCTTCATCCGCCCCGCTACTCCTGACTGATATAGGGGGATTTTCTTTTCCAGAATTCGCCTAAGAGGAGGCTTGCATGACCCTGCGTCAATGGTTTTCTGAATATATGCTATCAGTGAGTGTCTCTTTGCTGTTGTCTTTAATCCTGACATGGAGTGACGCAACAGCCGACACGCCAGCCGTCGGTTCGCCGGCACCCGATTTCAGCCTCACCACCAACGAAGGCAAGCCCGCCAGCCTCAAAGATTATCGCGGCAAGTGGGTTGTGCTCTACTTCTATCCGAAAGACTTCACCAGCGGCTGCACCCTTGAAGCGCGCAACTTCCAACAGGATTTGGCAAAGTACGAAAAGATGAATGCGGTGATCCTAGGTGTCAGTGTGGATACCGCGGAATCACACAAAGAGTTCTGCGCGAAAGAAGAGCTGAGTTTTAAGCTGTTGGCAGACACCGATGTCGCCGTGT
Coding sequences within it:
- a CDS encoding peroxiredoxin yields the protein MTLRQWFSEYMLSVSVSLLLSLILTWSDATADTPAVGSPAPDFSLTTNEGKPASLKDYRGKWVVLYFYPKDFTSGCTLEARNFQQDLAKYEKMNAVILGVSVDTAESHKEFCAKEELSFKLLADTDVAVSTKYGSVMEYNGAKLSARNTFVIDPEGKIAKVFTSVKPAGHSEEVLGFLTSTSKH